gaattctctctctctctctctctctctctctctctctctctctctctatttctccaagtctctgtcacacacacatacacgtacacacacacgaagagaGATGATTGTATTAGTTGCCACATTTTCCTCCCATCTTGCCACTGTGGTGTTTCTAGCTTAGATTCCCGCTGATTCCTTCTTTCATTGCCTGGGAGGTTTTTGCAGACTTCTTCATTTCAGGTGTTGATCGCACCTAATATCTTTTCCATTGATGCTTGGCAAAACAATTCCACCTATCTGGCACCGACTGAAAAATAAACCTTTTTGCGCCGAGAATCACTCGTAGTCTACATACCACAAGAGAGCGAAAAGAGAAGCAGAATGTAAACTGTATACACTTTTCTCAGGCTATCGTTTATATTAAGTGATCTTGGAACTCGTGAACTTTGCCCAGTCAAAGGTCTGTGCCCCGGCTTGTAGTGTGAATTGATGCGGTGTTTTTTTatgaaaaagagaagaaaaaaaagaaagacagactagAAATACTAGAAAGAAAGAAGCTTAAAAAAGGCAAGATAGAACAGAAAAAGGGAAGAAATAAAGAGATGGAGggatctatctgtctgtcaatctgtctgtctgtctctctgtttctgtctctgtctctgtctctccctctctcgatcTCTGGGAGACTCCCAGGCCTTTCAAAAGAAGACGTGAATTTTATAATAAACACGCTTTAAACCCTGTCTCGCATTGTCTTTATTGGAGAATGAAAACGAACATAACCACAGACTGAAGTTTAGTTTCCAAGGGCGAACAGCACAGAACAAGGTGATCTTCCGTCACTGTGAATCGACTCAGACAGAGCGAGAATGAGTGAGAACATTCCTGTAAACACAGttgtgaaaacacacacaaaaaaactacaGCCGATGCAGGGCGACGATAAAACGAAGCTCACATCGCCGGAAAGCATGCACGCCGGGGCATTGAAGGGGCAGGGATgagttgagggggggggggggaggagggggtggtaggaagaggaggagagacagagagagagataggggggagagagagagagagagagagagagagagagagagagagagagagatagatagatctgtacTCTCGTtccaaaaccttttttttttttcatttcttttttttcttttcatcgGTGCCAGCAACGGAACACGCGATTGCTGTGCCAAGTTTTTCGCCCATGCAAAAATAACGTTGCCAGCAACTCACGTGGGAAACGCAACTTCCAGACAACAGATGAGGAGGAGGCGGGCGGAGGCGGGAGATTGggttgaggaggggggggggggggggatgagcaCAGGGTTAGATGAGGGCATGGGAGGTAAGTTCTCGTGGACGGTTCCTCGTTTGGCACCGCACATCTTGTTCTTTGTCTTTGAACTGCGTGCCAGATGCCAGCGAaatctccctcctccctccccaccacccccccccacccccccccacccccacccacaaaTTCTCCTGGAACTAATTCTCTACGGAAATCCTGACAGCAAATCACTCGAAAGGGTGAAATACCTACCATGCATTTCTCAAAAGCAGTAGAGTTGTGTAACAGTGGTAGTACTGTATTGCCGTGAAAGGTAGAAACAAGACATCATGACTGACGGAGGGACTCGAAGGGATGGAAGTGTCTTTGTGTGTATGCAtatgatagagagaaagagagagagagagagagagagagagagagagagagagagagacagacagacagacagacagactgtctgtacagacagacagagactgtacagacagagacagacagacagacagacagaatattaaaacatacagacagacagtctaACATACATACAGAGCACAATTGTTTTATCAAAAATGCATGTAAGTAACCAGAACTATGACCTTATCCTTATCATTCCTCAAGCTGCTTGTGCAACATTTATGATTATCCcgtctttggagaaaaaaaatgtgcttACATCAGATTTACTCTTGCTAGTCCCGTCCCTGATCTTTTGTTTAAATGTGACTCATCGACAGAAATCGTTGCTGCTTTTTCTTCGGTAAGATCTTCTTCGTACCAACAGCTCAGTGCAAGTACAATGGCTGCCAAAGCCACAAAAGTTGATGTATGGGAGtatgttttactttttatttttagtcaagttttgactaaatattttaacgtagaggggggaatcgagacgagggtcgtggtgtatgtgtgtgtgtgtgtgtgtgtgtgtgtgtgtgtgtctgtgtgtgtgtgtagagcgattcagaccaaactactggaccgatctttatgaaatttgacatgagagttcctgggtatgaaatccccgaacgttttttttcatttttttgataaatgtctttgatgacgtcatatccggcttttcgtgaaagttgaggcggcactgtcacgccctcatttttcaaccaaattggttcaaattttggtcaagtaatcttcgacgaagcccggggttcggtattgcatttcagcttggtggcttaaaaattaattaatgactttggtcattaaaaatcggaaaattgtaaaaaaaaataaaaatttatcaaacgatccaaatttacgtttatcttattctccatcatttgctgattcccaaaacatataaatatgttatattcggaataaaaacaagctctgaaaattaaatatataaaaattattatcaaaattaaattgtccaaatcaatttaaaaacactttcatcttattccttgtcggttcctgattccaaaaacatatagatatgatatgtttggattaaaaacacgctcagaaagttaaaacaaagagaggtacagaaaagcgtgctatccttcttagcgcaactactaccccgctcttcttgtcaatttcactgcctttgccatgagcggtggcctgacgatgctacgagtaaaatggcattgcgttcagtttcattctgtgagttcaacagctacttgactaaatattgtattttcgccttacgcgacttgttcttctttattTTCCACCCACATGCTTCCACGCTCTGACGGTGCCGGGGCTGGCAGTAAAGCGCATGATACGGTCCGTTAAATTGTGCTTCTGGGGCCCGGAAGTGGCCTAATTGATGCGGCAGAGACGATACTTTGGTGGTAGTTCACTGTGCTGAGCATCTTCTCAttgcttcttttttctttttcttttttaatgattttaagctcccccccccccccccccccccccccccccccatggaaAAAATAATTTTGCCTCTTTGCTTCTTTAAACAGGTTTGCAGCGCGGTACTGATTCGGGGTTATAGACGAACTGCGGTGAAGATCTTGGTAGTAAACCCtaataaggccaacaacaaaaatagtctgtttacggtaacataggcaacaaaaatagggtcggtaggtcgggattttaattttttttccctccccaaaaacatatttttaagttattttgccaaaaaactaagactttttttttctttttttttcttcaaatgccaaaataagtctagggtcgcgcgaaaaaatagggtcggtcgggataccgtaaacagactatttttgtgtgtgcctaataTTCGCTGTGTTACATGATTTTTTGTTCTCCAGAATGATTCAatgttttctctcttttgttGCAGCAACCACAACAATAGATGGAAAGTCTTTCGTCCTGGGGTTGTTCGACACAGCAGGACAGGTGAGTCGAATATAATTACGTCTACCGGTTTATATACACTTGTCATCTAtttagcactttttttttaagcataTACGTAATCccaaacaaatagactgctaacgttcaacaaaaaacaaaaattagagTAAAAAATCAAGATATACAATTCTAATGGTGGTGAAATTCCAATAATGGAAAGGGGTAACAGAGAGATCGACATGTTTGTTGCTGTTACGATTTTCATGAGGGTAACCACACAGGTCTACATTAAACCTTATCCTTCTCTTATTATTGAGAGGATTGTGCGCGAAGTCAATTGGGTCGAAATCATCCCAAGCACAATCAAGCAATAATTGTGTACAGTACTGTACGCATCTATTCCTTTTGGAAATGTCAACGGAGCATTTTACTGCAAGACCGATTCTTGTTCGGAGGGATAAGCCAAAATCTATAAATGCTATATAAATatttatgtttgtgtatgtatcgAATGTTAATGGTATGCTTTTTATGTCTGATTACAGGAGGAGTTCGACCGTTTGCGGACCCTGGCCTACGTCAACTGTGACGTCTTCCTGGTGTGTTTCTCCGTCATGAGACCCGACTCCGTCAAACACGCACATGACTCCTGGATCCGAGAAGTTCGTAGTCACGCTCCTAACGTGCCTTGCGTTCTCGTCGGAACCCATATTGACATGCGCGATGACCCCAGCAGGTCACGTGGTGAGCGGAAGACGAGTGTGTCAGCGCATGCGCAGTGTGTGAGCACGAAGGAAGGCATGGCGGCCGCCAACAAAATGGGAGCGGACAGTTACGTGGAATGCTCTTCCCTAACGGAGGCGGGCATCATTCGTTTGAAAGAGGCCGCCGTAGACGCTGTACTGAACGGGGTTTCGCCCATTGACGATGACTGCAAGTGCGCATGCTCGATCATGTGATCTACCTTTGCGCCCGCGTGAATAAACATTTTTGCCAATCATCATGTGGACTGAGAAGTCACCAATTGGAGTGCAACAGAAGCTGATCGACTGATCAGCCGGTGGACAATCACGGTCGTGATCTTCGAAAGAGGCGGTATTGCTTCATCTACACATACAATTTTGAGTGATCTCACACAGTATTAATACGTTCAGCAGCGGATGAAATGACCGGCTCTTCAGTGATGACTGTCACGTGCTGTTATTCTGAAGACAACTGACTTGGCTGAATTGTATCAGTGTTCTCGGATATTCTGAAAACAACTGACTTGGCTGAACAGTGTATCAGAAAATTGGGCcaacaacagtaacacaaaccaTTGCAATAACTGTTTCGGGGAGACTTCAGTCGGGCCGGCCAGAGACGGCTGCTATGCCATGTAATGACTGGGCCAACCTTTGAACAAAAATATTCATGATATTCTGTCCTTTACATGTGTTTGTGATCTTTTGTTTCCTTACAATCAAACTTGAAGCTACTCGCCTTTCTTCCCATCAGTTACCCAGAACTGCCATAGCCGGTTTTCCTATCATGTTCAATAGTGCCTTTCCTTCATTCCAGTGTCTGCAGATCCGTTAGTTATTATTTTGAATCGTTCAGGTAATATTCGTTTGTTTCCTTGCACGGTTTACCTCATCTTTGAAATCCCTCTCCGTGTATTTTACATTTACAATACAAGCTTAATTTGTTTCGTTTTTGCAAGTTGGCTTTAAGATAAGAACACTCTGACTTGGAAATTGGTAATTGTATCGGTCCTGAATAGCCAAATAGACTGAAGGGgcatgaaaaaccaacaaccaatcATTGTTGTCATGTTAGAGCGGTAAAGTTGAAAAAGCCACAGTCATCGGTGATCTTCAATCAACGCAGAAATTATTGACAGATTGGTTTTTAGTCAGGCTGATCGGTGTAACATTTTCTTCGGGTGTTGCCCATTACCCTGCTCAAATACTGATAACACTCACACTGTGAACTGTACTGGACTAATCTAGGATCATGTTACTAGTCTTTCGATGATGACAGTGTTTCCTGTTAAAAGATGACATGTGCAATAAATAATCGAGTGTAGTCACTTCTGATGATTTGTTGGTTGCAAAACGAGCAGAAATGAAGATGGTTCCATGTTCTGACGCCATATTGGACGAAAATCCGGTCTGGTGACAGTGACTCGCGTATAACCCCACCAAACAGGAAGTGAAGATGCTCAAGTTCCCGGATGCGGGACACTCGTCGTGATCTGCCCACCATCCGGGACTCTTCAGACCGTCAGTACTACACGATTTTAACATTGTCAAACGATGACGAATCAGTGCTTGAGTTCATGATAGTCACAGTCATAATGAATGATCCATGTAAGTGTTTCGGGTTTGTTTAGTACTCTGTGAAATCATAGTCATGTAGGAATTGCTTACAAAATCTGTTCAAGTCTTAGCATCGTTTATCATGAGACTGGTTCATTTACAaaactaccggcacggttggcctagtgatcgggaggtcgtggtttcgaaccccggccgggtcatacctaagactttaaaattggcaatctagtggctgctccgcctggcgtctggcattatggagttagtgctaggactggttggtccggtgtcagaataatgtgactgggtgagacatgaagcctgtgctgcgaattctgtcttgtgtgtggcgcacgttatatgtcaaagcagcaccgccctgatatggcccttcgtggtcggctgggcgttaagcaaacaaacaaacaaacacaaatttacaAAATTTTGAAACAGACGTATAGTGTACTGAATGAATAGCTGACGAAAAGGAAGGCATTTTGGGGAAGGGAGAACATTGTCGAGTTTGTCGCTCATAATTGTGCCAAGGTTGTCAAGAATCTATGAAGATTAAGGAATTCATTGTTTGTTCACGTGGTCACTGCCGGGTAGCATGACCGCTGATGTAACTGTCGTCCCCGTGTAATGTACGGGACTTAGACTGACATGAACGGACTTCCTTCTTTTTTAGTCCATATATAAATTCCTTTGAAATATTAGGAGAACCTTTGAATGCCAAATCCCCCCGcggggggaagaatttacccgacatagggggaagaatttacccgatgctccccagcatgtcgtaagaggcgactaacggattctgtttctccttttacccttgttaagtgtttcttgtatagaatatagtcaatgtttgtaaagattttagtcaagcagtatgtaagaaatgttaagtcctttgtactggaaacttgcattctcccagtaaggtcatatattgtactacgttgcaagcccctggagcaatttttttattagtgcttttgtgaacaagaaacaattaccaagtggctctatcccatctccccccccccccccccccttttctccgtcgcgatataaccttcgtggttgaaaacgacgttaaacaccaaataaagaaagaaacaaagaatgaATGCCAAATGCGGCATATGAGATGTATGTCCACAAACCATATAGCCAAGAAAACGAGACCAGCTTTGTTGGGCCAGTATAATGTTTCGTCATTGTTGCTTTGGTTATCTTTATGCCCTCACAGCATTGCTGacactttgttttgtcattccTAGTGCTATTTCGTTTGGTATCTTTTAGTTTATATATCGAGCTACCTCGAGTGAAACAGTAGCACATTGTTCACTGTCGCAGTAATGACTGTTCTCTTGTTTCAGTtccttatatatatattaaacaaTTAGTCTAGATCATTTCCAAGATTAGAAATATGATTGGATATATACCCAGCGTCTTTCCGATGGGCCTCTGCGATACATTCCGTCCATTATCATCAATTTTTGGATAAGAGGACCttaaatactctctctctctctctctctctctctctctctctctctctctctctctgtatcgtGTTTGGCAAAACCTGAAACTATAAGTATGACCACATGTTCCGCCTACTCACGCTATTTTGTCTTTTCTCATCGCTCTGCAAATAGGGCtctgttgtttgtctgtttgtttaatAGTACTTATACATTGAAAAGAATGTGTCAGCAATTGTCAGACTGATCAATACAACATCgtatttatttaatttatttctTAATTTACTAATAACGGATGGGACGAGAGATGAAGAATGACAGCAGTTTTGCGTTTGTTGCTTTGTCTCTTTAAACCTTCTTTTCactatattgttgttgttgttgttgtgttggtttTTTGTTACATTAATTTATTTATAAATTAGTTTCAATTCGACTAGAATCTTGTACCGTATCATCTTCGAGGAGTTTGCACTGCCATCGTAACAATACAAGTGTTTTGTCACGTAGTTCATCAGGTTTTTCCTGATGGTTCGATATCGCAAAAGTGAGGGTTGTTTTAtgcttctgttttcttttttttttattttttttttttattctcttttggtgaa
This Littorina saxatilis isolate snail1 linkage group LG17, US_GU_Lsax_2.0, whole genome shotgun sequence DNA region includes the following protein-coding sequences:
- the LOC138952965 gene encoding uncharacterized protein is translated as MKMTSCPDEKPPAYKNFDKSNLKCVLVGDTMVGKTCLAKRLASHGFSTVYNPTMFDNYAATTTIDGKSFVLGLFDTAGQEEFDRLRTLAYVNCDVFLVCFSVMRPDSVKHAHDSWIREVRSHAPNVPCVLVGTHIDMRDDPSRSRGERKTSVSAHAQCVSTKEGMAAANKMGADSYVECSSLTEAGIIRLKEAAVDAVLNGVSPIDDDCKCACSIM